AGTATTCAAAGGAAACATTAAACCCGTTCAAACGGTGCTGCAAAAAAGACGCCGATACCGCGGGTAGACACATGGGTCTACCCCTACTTTTTCTGTTAACCACCCAATAGAATATTCGAATGATGCTGTTTTCAGGATGCACGCCATGATTCAAAACCATCGCTTTGACAATCGCATCGTTCGAGGCATCACCATCGCCTTGACCGTCATCGCGATGACTCTGATCTACTTCGCAACACTGTTCCGAAAAGATGCTTATTTGATTCTTGGTATCACGTTCGCTCTCTACGGCATTTTAAGGTTGGCGAAGAGGCTGCTCTCAGGTGTATCCGTCGATAAGCTGGATCGAGTCATCTTTTATGCATTTATTCTGTTGTCGTTGATCCCCCTCTCCTATGGCGTCTGGCAAGCACTCATTCATACGAACATCATTGGTCGATAAACATAAATATTCAGGAACTCATAAATAATGTACCGCCTCGCTCTGCTTCTTTTTGCGTTCTGCCTTACTTCTCAAAGTTTCGCCGCGAATCGTCCGAATGTGTTATTCATCGCCATCGATGACCTGCGGCCCGAACTGGCCTGTTACGGCAAGCAGCACATTCATTCGCCCCACATCGACAAGCTGGCCAAGAGCGGCACCCTGTTCGAGCGGGCGTTCTGCATGGTGCCGACCTGTGGAGCGTCGCGAGCCAGTCTGATGACCGGCATTCGTCCCGCCCGCAAGAGGTTCGTGAATTATCTGACCTGGGCCGAGAAGGATGCGCCCGGTATCACCACGATGAATACGCAGTTCAAAAAAAACGGCTATGAAACCGTTTCACTGGGTAAGATCTTTCATCATCCGAAAGACAACGCACAGGGTTGGTCAGAACCGGCGTGGCGGCCGAAAGGTATTTCCTGGTACCAACGCCCCGAAAATCAGAAACTGCACGCCCAACGCCAGAAACAGGGAAAACGAAAACGAGGGCCTGCCTGGGAATCAGCCGACGTGCCCGATAATGCCTACGCGGACGGCGTCCTGGCTGAGAAGGCCATTGAAACATTGCAACAGTTAAAGAAACAAGAGCAGCCCTTCTTCCTGGCGGTCGGCTTTTTCAAGCCTCATCTTCCGTTTATCGCACCGCAGAAATACTGGGATCTGTACGACCACGACAAAATTCAACCACCCGAGAATTATCACGTCCCTCAGGATGCACCGAAAGAATCAATTCACAATTCCGGCGAATTGCGAGCCTACGCCGGTATTCCTCCCAAAGGGCCGGTCTCTGAGGAAACCGCCCGCAATCTGATTCACGGCTACTACGCCTGCGTCAGTTACACTGATGCCCAGATCGGTAAGTTACTGGCAGAACTGGATCGTTTGAAACTGAGTGACAATACGATCGTCGTTCTCTGGGGTGATCACGGCTGGAACCTGGGAGATCATACCCTCTGGTGTAAACACAGCTGTTACGAAAGTTCCCTGCAGATTCCCTTAATCGTTCGGGCGCCGGGCATCCAAGGAGGCGGGCGCAGGTCAGCTCTGATTGAGACAATCGACCTCTACCCTTCTCTCTGCACGTTGGCCGGAATTCCAAAGCCGGAACACCTCGCAGGCCAGAGCTTCGTCGACTTAATGCACGATCCCGAAGCGAATTGGAAACAGGCTGCCGTCAGCCGCTACCGTAACGGCGACACGATCCGCACTGATTCGCTTCGCTATACCGAATACTCAAACAACAAAGGCAAACGCACCTCGCGCATGCTCTACGACCACCGTTCCGATCCGCTCGAAAATACGAATGTGGTCAAAGAGCGGTCTGACCAGAGCCGAAAACTGTCACGGCAGTTAAACAAAATCAAAGGCCGCGACCGGAAACCGGACAAGCAGTAAAGTGACTCAGAAC
This genomic interval from Gimesia alba contains the following:
- a CDS encoding sulfatase, producing the protein MYRLALLLFAFCLTSQSFAANRPNVLFIAIDDLRPELACYGKQHIHSPHIDKLAKSGTLFERAFCMVPTCGASRASLMTGIRPARKRFVNYLTWAEKDAPGITTMNTQFKKNGYETVSLGKIFHHPKDNAQGWSEPAWRPKGISWYQRPENQKLHAQRQKQGKRKRGPAWESADVPDNAYADGVLAEKAIETLQQLKKQEQPFFLAVGFFKPHLPFIAPQKYWDLYDHDKIQPPENYHVPQDAPKESIHNSGELRAYAGIPPKGPVSEETARNLIHGYYACVSYTDAQIGKLLAELDRLKLSDNTIVVLWGDHGWNLGDHTLWCKHSCYESSLQIPLIVRAPGIQGGGRRSALIETIDLYPSLCTLAGIPKPEHLAGQSFVDLMHDPEANWKQAAVSRYRNGDTIRTDSLRYTEYSNNKGKRTSRMLYDHRSDPLENTNVVKERSDQSRKLSRQLNKIKGRDRKPDKQ